A stretch of the Oxyura jamaicensis isolate SHBP4307 breed ruddy duck chromosome 4, BPBGC_Ojam_1.0, whole genome shotgun sequence genome encodes the following:
- the LOC118167145 gene encoding uncharacterized protein LOC118167145 isoform X1 — protein sequence MIIISLKLLLTMCFGSLATGPNNLTVIQTPTKIHLSIGDSTEIACIWEKSIIRYRISWYLVTKENVTKTISSSLFYLPNVTHGNKDVLVLKAVNVNDTGFYYCEIIIEIPFCKKICGSGTTLIIEEKEAQSSEKKVLAVWAIVPFLVAVGILYCCYKKRRNSKFSGSAPLPVPERGRREEQTLEAAELYGRNESTSEEAEWAVSTLYESLDSFYNESK from the exons ATGATCATAATTTCACTGAAACTTCTTTTGACAATGTGTTTTGGCTCCTTAG CTACAGGTCCCAATAATTTAACAGTCATCcaaacaccaacaaaaatacatctgtCAATTGGAGACTCCACTGAAATTGCCTGTATTTGGGAAAAATCAATTATAAGATATAGAATAAGCTGGTATCTTGTCACTAAAGAGAATGTCACCAAAACTATATCATCAAGCCTTTTCTATTTACCCAACGTCACCCATGGCAACAAGGATGTGCTAGTGCTAAAAGCTGTCAATGTAAATGACACTGGATTTTACTACTGTGAGATAATTATTGAAATacctttctgtaaaaaaatCTGCGGAAGTGGAACAACACTGATCATTGAAGAGAAAG AAGCTCAGTCATCGGAGAAGAAAGTTTTGGCAGTTTGGGCCATCGTTCCTTTCTTAGTGGCAGTGGGAATCTTGTATTGCTGCTACAAAAAGAGACGGAACTCAAAATTTTCTG GTTCTGCCCCACTTCCTGTGCCAGAACGAGGGCGTCGAGAGGAGCAGACCCTTGAGGCAGCAGAACTTTATGGGAGAAATGAATCCACCAGTGAAGAAGCCGAATGG GCTGTGTCTACACTTTATGAATCACTTGATTCTTTTTACAATGAATCTAAATAA
- the LOC118167145 gene encoding uncharacterized protein LOC118167145 isoform X2, with amino-acid sequence MIIISLKLLLTMCFGSLATGPNNLTVIQTPTKIHLSIGDSTEIACIWEKSIIRYRISWYLVTKENVTKTISSSLFYLPNVTHGNKDVLVLKAVNVNDTGFYYCEIIIEIPFCKKICGSGTTLIIEEKAQSSEKKVLAVWAIVPFLVAVGILYCCYKKRRNSKFSGSAPLPVPERGRREEQTLEAAELYGRNESTSEEAEWAVSTLYESLDSFYNESK; translated from the exons ATGATCATAATTTCACTGAAACTTCTTTTGACAATGTGTTTTGGCTCCTTAG CTACAGGTCCCAATAATTTAACAGTCATCcaaacaccaacaaaaatacatctgtCAATTGGAGACTCCACTGAAATTGCCTGTATTTGGGAAAAATCAATTATAAGATATAGAATAAGCTGGTATCTTGTCACTAAAGAGAATGTCACCAAAACTATATCATCAAGCCTTTTCTATTTACCCAACGTCACCCATGGCAACAAGGATGTGCTAGTGCTAAAAGCTGTCAATGTAAATGACACTGGATTTTACTACTGTGAGATAATTATTGAAATacctttctgtaaaaaaatCTGCGGAAGTGGAACAACACTGATCATTGAAGAGAAAG CTCAGTCATCGGAGAAGAAAGTTTTGGCAGTTTGGGCCATCGTTCCTTTCTTAGTGGCAGTGGGAATCTTGTATTGCTGCTACAAAAAGAGACGGAACTCAAAATTTTCTG GTTCTGCCCCACTTCCTGTGCCAGAACGAGGGCGTCGAGAGGAGCAGACCCTTGAGGCAGCAGAACTTTATGGGAGAAATGAATCCACCAGTGAAGAAGCCGAATGG GCTGTGTCTACACTTTATGAATCACTTGATTCTTTTTACAATGAATCTAAATAA